The genomic stretch TTGTTAGCTTTGATACACCACTTACTTAATATTAAGTAACTTGTGCAACAAAGCTTTAATTAATCAGAACAACTAAAGGATTAGATTAGGTATCTTTccaaaaatcaaagattcaatgatAATGTCTTGTTGTTAttagatgaagagatttcttcccTTGAATGAGTGGAACATTATAACATATTTATTTCTTCAGTTGTGCCATTTGAAGAGCAACTTATGGTATTATCATCTGCATCACAACTTGACTTTTCTACCTTtggtacccatatctttttgggtcctttgatgTTAGTAGCAACCATCTTTCTATTTTTATACTTACAATGCTTTTTATAAAAGTATGAAGGAGGATGTCATTCTTTACTCTCATGAATCTTTTTTATGAAACAAAACATGGCTACATGTCCGTCTTTATTACAATAATTGCATTTTAGGGTTTTGTATTTAGATATTTGTTTGATATTTCAAATATTCCTAAAGCTTTTACTATTATTCTAGAGTTCATAACCAAGACCAACCCTTTTGTAAAATGCTCTTTGGTTACCTAATAGAAGATTCAAGTTTTCTCTCCCTTTAATGAATTTATCAAGTGCATTTTGAAAaccatcaattttatttttcaaaaagttaCATTGATCACACTTGATAGATTCATCTAAGATTTTGTGAGAGGAGGAATAGTTTTGAATTAAATCCTCTTGTCCCTCTATAATACTTTCTATTTCTTCCAACaggtttttatttttcaattcaaGGGAATGTATAGTGTCTTTGGAGGTAGAGATAATTTGTTATAATTTACTTGTTTCTTTGTTAGCTTCTTATAAATGCCAAATAAGTCTTGATAAGAAAAGTGAGAGGTTTCCTTATCGTCTTTATGATTTTCTATGAGACAAAATTTTGCTTCTTCCTCATCTGAAGATTCCATATCATTGTCATCCCAGGGTATGTAAGCTTTTTTTCTTCTCTCTGGAATTTATTggactttcttttgtttcttcttggGTTTTAAGGTAGTTTGGTCTTATGTTTCATTTATCTCCACATTGATGACATGTAGGAATGGACGAGGGACTTTCTTCACTTTGCTTCTGGATCCTTGAAGTTTCTTTTTCATGCTTGGGGAATTCTTTGAATTTGCAAAACATTAATTCCATGAACTCGTTACTTTTACTTTGACACTCTTTAGCTTATGGCTCTATATATTCAATGATTTTGACTTTTAGTCTtctacttttttatttttcttgtcaTCCTTTTCGTCAACATCAAGTCTTTTTAGTTTCATCTCGTGTTCCTGCAATTTTCCAAAGAGAGTGTGTGTGTCCATAGTCGCAAAATTCTTAGATTCAGAAATCACAGTGACTTTGGGTTTCCAGCTATGGCTTAGGCATTTAAGTTTTTTTACAACTAGTTcctcatttgaaaatatttttctcaaagttctCATATGACTTATGATATGGGTGAAtcatatttgaatttgatttatgCTCTCTTTAGGTTTCATTCTGAAGAGTTCATACTCATGGGTTACTATGTCCAACCTCCCACTCTTTACCTCAGTAGTTCCTTCAAGGGTAATTTGGAGGATATCCCATATTTCTTTTGCAGTTTCATAGTGAGAAACTCTCAAAAACCCATCAAGACCGAGAGCAGTAGTGATGATAACTTTTGTCTGTAAACTACGCTACACATATTCTCTATCATCTTTGGTCTAATCCTTTTTAGGTTTGTGTTCTACAACACCATTAAGGTTATGTGCAATAACAAATGTACCTTCAATCATAACTTTTCAAATACCCCAATCCATCCATTCTATGAAAAACTTCATATTTTCTTTCAACAAACGATACCCTTCTCCATTGAAGAATGAAGGTTTGTTTAGTGAATAGCTTGAAGTTATTTTTTCCTCTTGATACATTTAGTACTTAACGGGAGTTAAActctgatgccacttgttggATAAGTGACTTAAAGCACCATATTCTCTTACTAGATAATACTTGAGATGTCCTTAAGTTTGGTCACCATCATCAAAGAGTTGGAAAATCATTATCATTGAATTTATAGACTTCAATAGTCATTAGTGTTTTCttcatcaaaattttagaaaGGTTATACGTAGGATCATCAACTTCATACCTACAAACACATATAACCATAATATTTTGTTGGCACAACCATATTTGTGGATAAAATTTCATACTACGTCGATGTCGTCTATATGAGATACTTCATTGACTTAAATATGATTCATGAGTACAATTGGGGGGCCTCTTCTTTGGTTTACCTCTACTCCAAATTAGGTGAAGCTTGTTTATGAAAGACCAGACAGATGACAGCAAGCAACACGATATTTACAATAATATATTTGCATATTTACTGTtactaatattttataataattgtgTTAAGCCTACATTAATATTTCATCTAAACTATTTTCAAACACGGATCCTCTAGCAAAGTCTCTTCAGTTGAGCATATATGGATGAATACAATAAGGCTCTGCCACATGCTTCCTCCTTCATCCTGCTCTGAGGGAATTAGGCGACCAATTCGTTATGAGTTTATATTGATCGCATCGCGGTAGATGATATAAAATTCATATAATATGCTAATTAATGTGAGACACGCTCCCCGATGAGATATCCTTCTACCCTAAATGGTTGACTTGTGGGTCACACCTGATGTTTCAACATCTACCTAAGTGAGTCATGCGCTAGTTCGGATATGTGCAGGGTATTCCTAGAGCCCCTGTTGTTGTTGCTCCTCCCACATTCCTCACTAGAGATGTTGATGAGATATTTGCGGAGTACCATGATCATTAAGTCCTAGAGGATGTATGTAATGCTAGCTCCTCAGATATAAAAGAGCCACATAGGACAACTCATCATGATATATTAGAAGAGAAGTAGGTTAGGGTGAACCATGTTATTGATGTGTTGTCGTTCTGTCAGCGTATTGTAGCTACTGGAAGAGTTGACATAGAAAGGTGAGAGTTTCAGAAAGATACTATTGGGATGGTCACTGTATAGGCCGTGATAGTTGAGGAACGACTTACCTTAAAGTACATGAGGCAAAGGAGGAACTAGGGAGTCATATATACTTTGTAgtcgtttttttctttttattttatgaacAGTGTATGGTTGCATTTTGACTTAATATATGATATTTTGATTGAATTACATACGTATATGCTTTAATtgaataacaattatatatactTTGTATAAATGACTTAAAATTTAAGGTTTATTGCAATATGTCAAATTTATAACAAAATCATTGCCCATGAGGAAAACTTATGTTCAGAGGGTTAGTACGAAACTTAACTTTTTATATTATCCATTGAGATATGAAATAAATACATTATGATAAGTGTAAATTGTGTCCAAGGATTTGTTAAGAACTTAACTTAGAGACTCACCCTTCCACTAACATGGAGATTGACCTCCATattattttttttgcaaaatgGAGGTGACTCACTTTAATTTTTTGGTAAAATGGAGGTGACTCACTTACGAAAGTGTTTTAATATGTATGAGGGACACTCGAAGGTTAACTTCCATACTATTCCAAGCAGGGCCGAATTTGAGCTCATGCAAGTAGACCCACTATACATGACCTCCAAAATAATGAGAtctcaaattttgaattataaacgttttaataatttaaaaaaataattttattaactcatttaaaaaataattttaaattttagttcatataaatttttcaatactaattttatttccattttaataatttatattaatttttttgaagttttaaaatgaatattaaattgatgatttaaaatatttaaattaaaataaattgatatttCTCTTTACTAGtaaaaaaatttatgaatttaaatttaaaataaatttcttattaaattaaaaaaatttaaaaatatagatcaaaatattaaagagcaatacaaaaataaatgaataataatttaaaaataaaataataataaaattatttaagaacaatacaatattattaaaatatgtttaaaaaaatatagaacaaAAGATTAAAACTAATTGATTAAAGGAGTAAGAGCAAACCTcaaaattgagaaaaataaactaataaatcaaacaaaaataataaactaggaataaaaacaataatatatcaaacaaataataaaataaagaacaaaatattaaaactaacggattaaagaaagagaaaaagggatatgcactaacagtgtaaaatatttttacactgtcaaccaatcacaaccatgtatctaattaaaacacaattttaatttaaaaaaattaatatgacatggcaagtgtaagcattttgattggatgtatgtgtaaaatttgtttacactgtcagtgcactacctttaaactcttaaagaaataaaaacaaaattaagaaaaataaactaACTGCAAAAAATCGAGAAGATGACACTTGAATTTTATTTGAGTGACACAACTAATTTATATGTTGAGAGAACATAAATAAATAGACAATGCTaagaattaattattaaaaataatttttttgattgtaaataatttaaattgattgattttattagaAATGAAAATTTTGGTGTGAATaatctaaaatatttaaaaaaaaatcagcaAATAATCTAAATTCGTTGATTTTATCAATTGTTAATTTAGTTATGtggtttttaatttaaatttttaatatttaaatcatcaatttaatattcattttaaaacttcaaataaattaatataaattaaataattaagttacCTTAAATTAAAAATGGATTGATATTAtctatgaattaaaaataaaaattggtatatttaaaagaataaaaaatatatttaaacaaaaatataaaattgaattatcaatctttagtaaattaattaatgagacatagaatatttgatttcatgataattaattacctttttcattcatatttttatcaattattgAAACAATTagaatattgattggaatcattTACTTATTTGATGAATCTAATGGCTAATAATGTGTTGCACAAATGGCTGCCATTTTTTTTGGCTGCTGAGGATCCAAATTatcctttcattttaattttaattttttattatataaattttgaatattatttatcattcttaattatatatttagggacaaattttttaaaattgaacaaAACCTcccaattatttgaaataatccTGATTCCAAAAACATTTTCGGTGAACAACCCTGATTCCAAAAATATCTTTGGATTTATATGCAAATTATTAGGGAATTTCCACTCTATAGGATAATACCCtatgaattttcaaaaatacccCCGCAAGAATTAAAAATGCATTTCTAGTACGCACTCTTCACAAATACAATACAAGTTCAAAAGTCTATTCATCATattttaaagagaaaataaaatcggaGATATATCTTCGATTGTTAAAGGAAATGCAACTCCGGTAAATTAGTGTGGAAAGATTGAAATTTCTGCCACCTCACTATTTACCTACAAACCGAAAGTGTAAATCCAATAAACTCAAAAGTTACAATATTTAAAACAGTTACTAGCATGATCATCTCATTTCATCAACTTTCCATAAACTTCTCCAAAAAGCCTTCCATTCTCAATCACGTTTTTCGCTCCAAAGTTTCATCTGATCAAGTTGGATGCAACTATTGCGAGATCGATCAATGATATTATTAACATGTTGCAACGTCCACCTGGACGTTGAAGTGTAATGCTTGAATTATGTTAAAAAATTCTTAATGTATTGCTTATGTTATGTTATCAATGTTTGAATTATGGTATTTTGAGTTTGTGAATTTGGTGTATTTCTAGTCAGTTTTTTCTGGTTTCTGTGTATCAACATACCAGAAATGCAACTTCGAGTGCATCCCGAAAATGCATtttagagaaaattgatttcttaTCAATTTTTGGTGCGCCCTGAAAATATATTTCTGATTTTCagaaaaacatttttgaagtTTCACGTGGTGCGTAAAAAACCGTAAGTTGGGTTAAGAAATTTCCAGCGAAAAAGCCATAGAAAACACTAAAGTAGGCCCATTATATACTTCCAGACCCTGGCCCATTAGCGCAacacgcaaaaaaaaaaaaaatctctgcAACTCCAAGAACTCTGGTTACCAACTGCCAACGAGCAAGCAAGCTTCGACTGAAATCAAGAACAAGAAATCACCAAATTCAGATCTGAGACAACAAGTTATTCACCCAACGAAAATGGGAAAAGAAACTAGCAGCAGTTCCTTTTCAGTGTTGAACTTGCTGAATCAAACGGTTTCAGAACCTCACTATCTCTTCCATTTCTTAACCTTTTTCTCCTACATCGTCGTTCGCTGCTCCGCATCGCAAGTTTTAGCGCCTCACCTCATTCAAATTCTCATCCGTCGCGTAACGCTCTTTCCTCTTTCTATCTATTTCGATAATCGCTTATTTGTTCGTTAAATTACTAAGTAGTTGAATATCGTTTCCAGGAAATACAAACGCTGTTAGCTTTTGCTGTTTTGGCTTTTATCAAGGTACGTTCTGTTCAAATCAGATCCAGTTTGTTATTTGATCTTGAATTCACTTTACAAAATCGAAGTATGTGTTTGGTTATGCGGCTAGGAGAATTGATTCTGACTAAATTGAATTTATAGAATAGATTCTggttaaaagtgagttgaatgcaatgtgatttatgtttggatagtGAGTAAGACaagaaatttcagtgtaaaaatctgGTTTAAACTCAAAAGTTACAAATTTTTGCTTCAGCTAGAATCAATCTTGGAAgcaaaatcaattatatttttgaaaaaacaaacATGTCAAAATCATTTTGGAAGTTTTGTTTCCTTATTTTTGTCTTAGCATATTATATAGTagcttgtatatatgtgttttatAGTTGCATTGATACTTTGGGCTTTGCTTTAGTAATTTAACCGCCATGATATTTCTCAGCCTTCTTTTCCAAAAAGCAAAACATAAATGTGAATTGCATAATCTGTTCATAAGATCTAGGGTAAGACGAGAGTTATGTTAGGAAATTGACTTCAATGTCGAAAACAACGAAAGGTAATagttttctgcttccatttaattttaaaaaaatcgacCCACATTCTTGAGTTAAAAACTACCAGTTTTGTCTTATGTGGTGCATGTTTTTGTCACTCTGATTTGGCTAGATTGTCGATATCTTTCATGTTTAAGCTATCCTCATTTGGCTAGATTTTTTCAATTCTTTTGAATATGATTCCACATCTGCTCTTGCATACTGCCGGCATGCAACCTTGGACATTTACGTGCGTGTATTTGATTTTCTCAGTTTTCTTTGTTGCAGGGTATTAGAGAAGAGACATGGGAAGCATTCATAGCTGATGCACTTTTCATTGCCAAGGTGATTACATTGATGCATTTGCAAAACTTTTCACGGCTTCCTTCTTCGTCATTTCTCAGTCCCCCCTTACCCTTTGTTTTTTCTATTTGTATGATAAAGTTTTGgagtttttagtttttttagttttgaatTGAACTTGAATTTGTGATATGACGCAATGGTATTTTTACATAAATTGATATCTATTGACTATGGGTTATGCATTCTGATGGCTTTCTTACTGACATTTGTTATTAGCAATTGGGCAGTTTTCATCATTATCAAATAATGAATGTGTAATCCTGTTTTTGCATTGGTTTAATTTAATCTCTAACTAAGTGTACATTGCGCTTCTCAGTTTTTATATCTTATTTTAATATGTCCAGATTTGTCTTTTTGTCCTTACCTTTACAATGGATCGCCGCATAGCCGTTTGGTATGTTCTTGTATTTTTAGGTGGGTAGTTTTATCTAATTTTAATCTTTTTAAGCATTGGATATATTGTCTGCAATTAGACCATTTTGCCTTTCCTGCAATTATTCAGAAGTAATGGGTTATGCATTATCAACCACAAAATAAATTCTTTTGTTATAGAAAAAATAGCATTTGATATTAAAAAATTCCATTTTCAAaattgtaaaattgattttgCTTGCACCCTATTTTGGCAATAAGTCCGTGATGTGATTGGATATCTGCTGAAAGTTAATTACAGACAATGTGATTCAACCACTCTagtaatatatatgcatatttaTGGTTATGTTCTGTATTGCAGTTATACATGTGCTGACACAACAACCTTCATCTCAAGGACTAGGTAAAGATAGTTGGATTTAGCTATTTTCCcttatgttttttttgttatattgtttTTCAAGCTTTGCAGTTGAAGATGTAATGGAAACTATGAGAACtccttgttttattattatttgatcatCTGATAAAAGTCTGTTTCTACTTTATTAATTCTTCCAGGCACTTGTAGCAAGCTAACACCATTGTTGTTGGAAAGCCTGCTAACAGAGGGGAACACTACAAAATATTGGCTGGTAAGTATTGAATTGAGTGGAATTCCTTTTTGATTCTCTCACTAAACTGAAGTACATATGATTGTAACCTTAAGAGAACATAAGGTTGATCAATAACTCTATTTACATGCAACAacaattaatgtattattttttaCTTTGTGGGTCTGCTACAAAGACCTCACAACATCAGAATACTCCATCATGACTCTTTAACTTCAATTTTTCTTAATAGTTTGGCTATAATTATTTTTAGTCTCCTCCCCCCTCTCTCTAATTGTTGGATTATTTTCTATATGGATTACATCTGTGCAATTATTCATCTATGGTCCATCTCCGCACATACCTAGACAACCTCAGACAAAACTCTCTCATCTTTTTAACAATTGGAGCtatccttattttttttctttccggAGTTCATCATTCATAATCCTATTCTAATATTCTCATTTATGCCAACATCAATCTTGTTTGTTTGTACTGCCCAACATTTAGTCTATGCTGCCAAGAGCGGTGATACTTTTCTGCTTTTCTGCTTTAGTGGTTTTGGGGTCAGAGATTCCTTCTAAGCTTGCGTGgtaattttttatcataaattaCTCCCAAGTCATTCCCCCATTTCACCTTACCTGGATCTTATGATTGATATCTTCCTCTATGCAGGAGTTTGTATTCCTCTTGCTGaacttttatttcatattctttGTTTTACTTTCACTTAATACTCCCAGTTAAACAAAAgctgtgtgctttcatggcttgCCTCCGAATCttttataaaagaaatcaaatcagtaataactatatttacaaaatttgcaaaattttgtaTAGATTTCGTAGCTATATTTTGGAGGAGTTGGTTGGACAATTTGAATAAAATGTGGTAGCTTAGAAGATTTACTTCTGCTTTTTTCCCCTTTTGTTATTTAATGGATGACTATGTTTAAACCTGCACTACATGAAAATTATAACACATCCAATTTTGAAAGAGTAAAATTTAATATCAGAAGTCTATGGAGAGTTGCCATAATGCCATGTCATTGCTTATATCTTAgatttctttctttctctatttgttttatttagtcTTCCTTTTTTCCATGAGTTGCAGGTGGAATTCAGTGCTTCTTATTCATCTGCTTGCATTCGATCAAGTCAACAGTTTCCTGAGCTCTCAATTACGTATGCTTCTTCCTGACTTTATTTTGATTATTGATGCTTCcttcaaataaaaacaaaattagttCTAGAGTTTCTGTTTATTGGGCAAACCCGGGTTTTTGTCCCCATTTGACAAGTGCTTCAGAACCAGCAGTTTCTAGAAAAACTATTGTGATAAACTGCATTTGACAATATCCTGTGTGTTCATGTCTCTAACAGATATTCAAACAAACTTTTATCATTTGGAATAGTTGATCTTGGACTCTTTCCCAATGCAGCTGAAAAATTTGGAGTATCTCTCAGTGGTACTTGTATatacatttataaaatttaattttccttatttcctatTTTAAAGTAATTTTCTACTGTTTTACAAGTCTTAGTTCCTGTAGTTATTATTGTTGTGGAAATATTTCCAATTATTTGAATTCGTTTGATTGTCAGGAAGCATGGGCCAGCTCCCAACATATATCTTATTCGAGAATGCAGCTGAGGTTACCCGCTTTCCAGAGTTGAGTTCCGAAACAACATATTTCAACCCTACAATTACTAAGGTATCTTTTCTAAGCATTACTCCATTAATTGCATCTCTGATCTTTTGTTTAACCATGTATCATATGGATTATGGGCTGCAGGGACTACTTTCTCGCCATTTTGAGCTGGATCGGCACCTTCTCGAATATGTTAATGGTAAATAGGTAATTGGTCTGCCCTCATGCTGATATGGTTCCTTCTTTGTATCCTTGTAATGTTGTAATCATTGagagttttttgttgtttataggATGTAAGGATATAATGGTGCAAATTGTTGCCTGAAATTCAGTCTCTAGTCTCTTTGTACTCTAATTTTTGCTTACTattagactatgtacaatggttacattattcaacaccctactttttcactttttatcttccacatcatcttctctctcttccacctaataattcaacacctattcaattttttttcactacaatggttttgtttaataaaattcaacaccataccccacatcatattcttattttcttttaaagttttgtttttatgattatatattaatatctattatcaattaaaagtgaatttttttttatgagtccaaatcaaatgaaccaagtctctatttatagaggaaaaaaaataatgaattttgataaaaataaaaataaataaaaaatttatttactatgaaataattaattttaaatgattaaaagaaaataaaatctaaataatcacaacaaccaataaaattgtgtaaagtgttgcatgtgaccccacttttttctcattcaacatgttgaatcttttcaacaccaattaatccacataacattaaacacctcattcaacaaaccattgtagacattcaactattgaataattttttcaacaccccattgtaaatggtcttacaACTAATGTCATCTCCCATCGATTCAAAGAATGGAAAAAAAATGCCGTCATAAATTTCTTTTAATAGTCTaaattttttattagtttaaagtaggggtggcaaaacgggtccggcccgttgggcatgcccgttttacccgcactttagtgcggggcgggccaaggttttaggccctcaccctctaatgtgaccgccccgccccgccccgttttcaacgcgggcttttgcgggcatgtgcattttcataaatttttatgtttttaggcttaaaaggtgcAACGCCCGCGGGCTttgcccgccccgccctcacttttttgcggggcgggactaggttttaggcccgcatcttcaactatgcccgccccgccccgccctgtTTATTTGCAgacttttgcggggcgggctaaACGggcgcgggcatgcccgtttgccacccctagtttaaAGTAGCATAACATCTATTTATTTTAGTAACAtagaattataattaatttattcataGTAATTAAATCAGAATAATATTGGAATAAAAAAGTTATACTAACTACTTTCGTTCGGTTTATATTCAAACAATAAAATAGAGAATTTTTTAGTTCTATCATAAAGCACCCAACAAATGGAATCTATATTGTCTTCAATTTTGTCATTCTCTTCTCTACCTCCCTTTCTATTTACTCTTCCATTGTCTCTCTCTTTCTCTAAAAATGAATTGggcaatttaaaaatgaattgtTGGATATTTGATCAGTTATTAGAAATTTCCAATGAATTATTGGAAATTTTGTTTgcatttttaattcaaatttgtgTATGGATAGTTTGGGAATTAGTAAAATATGTGGGGGCGTTAAGTTTAATTTTGGGAGTGACAAGTTAAATTCTCTAGAAGTAGCTACTCATGGCTACTCCAAAATAAAGAAAGTTCAACTAGGTACAATGCATGGTTAAATAATGGTGTGAAGGATGAAAATGTTGGTGTGAAAGGTGATAAAGTTGGTGAGCAGGGTGGTAAGTTGGTGAGCAAGGTGATAATGTTGGTGTGGAAGGTGGTGAGGTGCATGATGAGTTAATTACTGATAGTGAAGATGACAGTAAATATGAGTTATACAATTATGATAGTGCTCCAGAGGTAGCTTTAGATGACTCTTCTGATAGGTATGATGATTTAGAGGAAGATGAAGTGGCTAATCTAATTGATTGTGAACAGCATGACGAGGGGcaaggcaaaaaataaaaagagaaatggaAAGAAGACGAGGAAGAATTTAAAGGGAGTGATAATGATAGTGTAGAACTAGTAAGTGAGTGTGATAGTTATGATAGTTGTGGTGCTAGAAGAAAGACTTTTCCAATGTTCAAGATGCAAAAAGACATGGAAAATTACAAATGGAAAGTAGAAATATATTTTAGTTCAAAAGATAAATTTAAGGAAGCCATAACATCATATAATGTCAAAAGTGGTAGAAATCTTAAGTTCACTAAAAAGGACAAAGGGCGGAGGTTAGATGTAAGGTTGGTTGTAAATGAGAAGCTATAGTGCCAAATTGTCAAATGAAGAATCTTGGCAACTAAGGAAGGTAAAAGATAAAAAATTCATTCATTATTTTCTCTTATGACATGTATTATGACGTGGTGTTGTTTTGCAGGGTCTACTACCATCCATGAATGAGCTTGTGTCAAATGTTGAGCAAAGATTCTGTGTGAGGCACTTGTACAACAACTTTATGAAAACGTATCATGGGAATATGTTGAAGGAGATACTTTGGAAGGCTGCAAAATCAACATATGCACAACCCTGAGAAAGAGAAATGAAGGCAATGAGGCTGATCAATAATGATGCATATCTCTATATGATGAAGACACCTCCGAGATTTTGGAGTAGATATTAATTTAGGTCAACTAAGAAATGTGATGTTGTTCTCAACAACATGTCAGAATCTTTAAATAGTTTTATCCATAAGTCAAGGTCCAAGCCATTACCACCATGTTGGAGGAGACTAAAACATATTGCATGAAAAATGGACAACCAACAAGATGGGGTTTCAAAACCTGGATGATGATGCAGTCTTGCCTAACATAAGAAGGAAAGTTGAGAAAATCAGTAGTTATACCAACTTATGAATTGTCAGGTATGTAATAATGAATTCAACAAGTTCAATGAATTGTAAGGTTAAAACTGCTCTACATAAACTGATATGTGTAAACTAATATTGTAGGATGTCTGATGCACACATATTTGAAGTAAGGCATGTGAGAACTCACTGAATTGTCTTGTGTTCATGCATTGTCATGTATAGAGAGTAGGAAATTTAGGATTGAAGCTTATATCCTTGAGTTTTATAGGAAGAGTAGGTACATGTGAGTCTACATACTATGATTTATTCTGTAAATGGATCAATAAGTGGGTTAAGACA from Vicia villosa cultivar HV-30 ecotype Madison, WI linkage group LG4, Vvil1.0, whole genome shotgun sequence encodes the following:
- the LOC131600403 gene encoding uncharacterized protein LOC131600403 — protein: MGKETSSSSFSVLNLLNQTVSEPHYLFHFLTFFSYIVVRCSASQVLAPHLIQILIRREIQTLLAFAVLAFIKGIREETWEAFIADALFIAKICLFVLTFTMDRRIAVWYVLVFLVIHVLTQQPSSQGLGTCSKLTPLLLESLLTEGNTTKYWLVEFSASYSSACIRSSQQFPELSITYSNKLLSFGIVDLGLFPNAAEKFGVSLSGSMGQLPTYILFENAAEVTRFPELSSETTYFNPTITKGLLSRHFELDRHLLEYVNGK